In Pseudomonadota bacterium, the following proteins share a genomic window:
- a CDS encoding SDR family NAD(P)-dependent oxidoreductase → MSNSPVSEKRIALVTGASRGIGAAVARRLARENVHVILLARTVGALEEVDDSIRTAGGTATIMPLDLLKGDDVGQIGPTVHQRFGRLDILVGNAAMLGPLSPVAHYDPKTWDHVMALNVGANQRLIRTLDPLLRASAAGRALFVTSGLARKALAYWGAYAASKAALEMLVSLYAAETVNTRLRVNMIDPGNVATGLRAQAFPGEDPAMLASPDEVAESFVEPLSEAFKGHGERISVRRKGAG, encoded by the coding sequence CGGGGCTGCTGTAGCAAGGCGTCTGGCGCGCGAGAACGTCCATGTGATCCTTCTGGCCCGCACGGTGGGCGCGCTGGAAGAAGTGGATGATTCCATCCGCACTGCGGGCGGCACGGCCACTATCATGCCTCTGGATCTGCTGAAGGGTGATGACGTCGGCCAGATCGGGCCCACGGTGCACCAGCGCTTTGGCCGGCTGGACATCCTGGTGGGGAATGCCGCCATGCTGGGGCCGCTCAGTCCTGTGGCCCATTACGATCCAAAGACCTGGGACCACGTCATGGCCCTGAACGTAGGCGCGAACCAGCGTCTGATCCGCACGCTGGATCCGCTGCTGCGCGCATCTGCTGCTGGTCGGGCCCTGTTTGTAACGTCAGGACTGGCCCGGAAGGCTCTGGCCTATTGGGGCGCCTATGCGGCCAGCAAGGCAGCGCTGGAGATGCTGGTGTCCCTCTATGCGGCCGAGACAGTGAACACCCGCCTGCGGGTCAACATGATTGATCCGGGCAACGTGGCCACGGGCCTGCGCGCCCAGGCTTTTCCGGGCGAGGATCCGGCCATGCTGGCTTCTCCTGACGAGGTGGCGGAAAGTTTTGTGGAGCCTTTGTCTGAAGCTTTCAAAGGTCACGGAGAAAGAATTTCTGTCCGGAGAAAGGGGGCCGGATGA